The proteins below come from a single Thioflexithrix psekupsensis genomic window:
- a CDS encoding glycosyltransferase family 2 protein has product MPNKSPIANPIHLHRKPANAPTIAIIVRTLNRPHLLQRALRSLAEQKRLPDEVIVVNDGGESVAKIVANYRTLNLQLIENETSQAVLMQAIKG; this is encoded by the coding sequence CAAACAAAAGCCCTATTGCTAACCCCATTCATTTACATCGTAAACCTGCAAATGCACCGACAATTGCGATTATTGTGCGGACATTAAATCGGCCGCATTTACTACAGCGGGCTTTGCGTAGTTTAGCCGAACAAAAACGTTTACCTGATGAAGTGATTGTGGTGAATGATGGCGGAGAATCTGTGGCAAAAATTGTGGCGAATTATCGCACTTTAAATCTGCAATTAATCGAGAATGAAACCAGCCAAGCCGTGCTAATGCAGGCAATCAAGGGGTAG